Within Protaetiibacter intestinalis, the genomic segment CGACGCGCCGTTCATGGTCATCGCGACCCAGAATCCGATCGAGCAGGCCGGCACCTACCGGCTCCCGGAGGCGCAGCTCGACCGCTTCCTGCTCAAGGCCTCGATCGGCTATCCCGACCACGCCTCGACCGTGCGCATCCTCGAGGGCGCGGGCGTGCGCGCCCACGACACGGTCGTCCCGGCCGTCATCACGGCGAAGGAGGTCGTCGAGCTCGCGGCGCTCGTGCGCACCGTGCACGTGGACCCCTCGATCAACGACTACGTGTCGCGGCTCGTCGAGGCGACCCGTTCGGCGGTCGAGGTGCGCCTCGGCGTGAGCGTGCGCGGGGCGCTCGCCCTCGTCCGCGCCGCCAAGACCCTCGCCGCGGCGAGCGGGCGGCACTACGTGGTGCCCGACGACATCAAGTCGCTCGCGGAGGCGGTGCTCGCGCACCGGCTCGTGCTCGACCCCGAGGCGGAGTTCGACGGCGTCACCGCGTCGAGCATCATCGCCCAGCTGCTGCTCGAGACCCCGCCGCCGAGTGATCGGCAAGCCGTGTGAGCTCACGAACGCGCACCTCGAGCCGCGACACGCAGTCCTCGATCGACGCCGTCGGGCTCACCAACACGCGCGCCCGCATCGTGGGCGCGCGCACGGGCGTGCTCGCGGACGCGGTCGTCGGCGTGGTGCGGGCGGCGCGTGCCGTCGGGTCGGTCTCGCTCCGGGTCCTCCGGCGGCTGAGCGCCGTCGTGTCGCCCCTCGGCTGGGTCGTGCTCGCCCTCATCCCCGCGGCGCTCGGGATCGGCTACGCCTTCGGCTGGCTCGAGTTCGTGGCGACCGGGTGGGCGTCCGTCGCGCTCGCGGTCGTGGGTGCGATCGCGCTCATCGGGCGGGCGCCGTACCGGATGTCGCTGCAGCTTCCGCACCGCCGCGCGGTCGTGGGGGAGGCGGCGCGCGGCGCCATCAGCGTGCGCAACACGAGCTCCCGGCGCACGCTCGCCGCGGTGCTCGAGGTGCCGGTCGCCGACGGCGTCGTGGAGCTCGGGCTCCCCGGTCTGCGCGGCGGCACGACCCGCACCGAGGACTTCGCCATCCCGACCGCGAAGCGCGGTGTCATCAAGGTGGGACCCGTGCGGACCGTGCGCGGTGATCCGCTCGGACTCGTGCGCCGCGAGCTGGAGTGGACGGACGGGCTCGAACTCGTCGTGCACCCGCGCACCGTGAGCGTGCCGTCCACGAGCACCGGGCTCATCCGCGACCTCGAGGGCTCGCCCACGCGCGACCTCACCTCGAGCGACGTCGCCTTCCACGCGCTGCGCGAGTACCAGGCGGGCGACGACCGCCGTCACATCCACTGGAAGTCGACCGCGAAGACCGGCACCTACATGGTGCGCCAGTTCGAGCAGACCCGGCGCAGCCACCTCGTCGTCGCGCTCAGCCTCTCGACGCACGACTTCGCGAGCGAGGAGGAGTTCGAGCTCGCCGTGAGCGTCGCGGGTTCGCTCGGCGTGCGCGCCGTGCGCGACGGGCGCACGGTCGCCGTCGTCGTGTCGGCGCTGACGCCGGAGTTCGCGAAGCGCCGCGTGTACGCGGTGCGTCCGCTCGCCGTGCACCTGCCGGAGCGGCTGCTCGACGACCTCGCGACGGTCGACGCGGCGGCGACGGCCCTGCCGCTGCGCGACATCGCCCGCGTCGTGGCCGACGACATCCCGGGCATCTCGGTCGCCTTCCTGGTGTGCGGCTCGCGCACGACCGCGCAGGAGCTGCGCGCCTGCGCGGCACGCTTCCCGGTCGACGTCGAGGTCGTCGCGATCGTGTGCGATCCGGAGGCGATCCCGGGTCTGCGGCGGATCGCCGGCCTCAACGTGCTCACGATCGGCTACCTCGAGGAGCTCCGGCTCGCGCTCGCGCGATCGGCGGCCGTCGCATGAAGCGCCAGGTGGGGCTCTCGGCGATCGGCGACGTCGTGCAGCTGTGGCTCGCGATGGGGCTCGCCGCCGCCATGCTCTGGCCGATCTACCGCTCGAACGGCTTCCTCGTCATGGCGGTCGCGACGATCGCGATCGGCACGATGATCGCGGTCGCGGGAGCCGCCTTCCGCTGGCCGGCCTGGGTCGTGATGCTCGTCACGCTCGGGGCCTTCACCGTCGCCGGCGTTCCGCTCGCCGTCCCCTCGCACGCGATCGGGGGCGTGCTGCCGAGCGTCGACGGCCTCCTCGACCTGTTCTCGGGCGTCGCGCTCGGCTGGAAGCAGCTGCTCACGATCACGCTTCCGGTCGGCGACTACCAGGCGCTCCTCGTGCCCGCCTTCGTGCTGCTGCTCGGCGGCACGGTGCTCTCCGGCAGCATCGCGCTGCGGGTGCGCTACGGCGAGCTCGCCACGATCCCGCCGGCCGTCGTGTTCGTGCTCGGGATCCTCTTCGGGCCCGCGGATGCCATGGCGCCTCTCGTGCTCGGGCTCGCCATGTTCGTGGTGTGCGTCTCCTGGGTCAGCTGGTGGAGGTGGCGTCGCCGTCGGGCGGCGACCCGTCGCTTCGACCGCGAGTCCGGTCCGCTGCTGCGCTTCGGGGTGGAGGTGCGCACGCTCGTGGGCGCCGTCGCGATCCTCGCCCTCGCGGTGACCGGCTCGGTCGCCGCGGCGACCGCCGCGGCCCCGCGCGGCGAGCGCGACGTGCTGCGCACCGCCGTCGCCCAGCCGTTCGACCCGCGCGACTACGCGAGCCCGCTCGCGGGCTTCCGCCGCTACCTCCGCGACGACGACGTCGACCGCACGATGCTCGAGGTGACGGGCCTCCCCGCCGGCGCCCGCATCCGCATCGCAACTCTCGACAGCTATGACGGTGTCGTCTACGCGGTCGGCTCGGCCACCGTCGACTCGGCGTCGGGGACCTTCGTGCGGCTCCCGTCGGCGATCGACCGTTCGGGGGTCGCGGGGGAGCAGCTGAGCCTCGACGTCGACGTCGTGGGCTACTCAGGCGTGTGGGTGCCCACCGTGGGGCTGCTCGGCGACGTGGCCTTCCAGGGCGGCGACGCGACGACCCTCGAGGACGGCTTCGCGTTCAACGAGACGAGCGGCACCGCCGCCGACCTGGGCGAGCTCGACCCGGGCGACCGCTACCACCTCGACGCCGTGCTGCCCGACGAGCCGCGCCTCTCCGACCTCGCCGAGACCGTCCCCGGTTCGGCCGACGTTCCCCGCATCACCGAGGTGCCCGACGAGCTCGCCACGACGCTCGACGGGTACATCGCGGGCACCGACGGCGCCGGGGCGCGCCTCGTCGCGGCGATCAGCGCGCTGCGCACCGACGGCTACATCAGCCACGGGCTCTCGGCCGACGAACCCGCGAGCCGTTCCGGTCACTCCCTCGACCGCATCGCCGAGCTGTTCTCCGGCACGCGGATGATCGGGGATGCGGAGCAGTACGCCGTCGCGGCCGCCCTCATGGCGGATCGGCTCGGCTTCCCGGCCCGCGTCGTCGTCGGCTTCGCACCCGAGTCGGCGGGCGTCGACGCGACGACGACGGTGCGCGGTTCCGACATCACCGCCTGGATCGAGGTCGACACCGCCCGCTACGGCTGGGTCGCGATCGACCCCGTGCCGCCCGTGCGCCCGATCCCCGAAGAGGATCCCGAGGAGCCGACGCCGGTCTCGCGTCCGGAGTCGATCGTGCCGCCGCCCGCGGACCGCCCCGACCCTCGGGAGGATCAGACGGACCCCGACACGACCGCCGAGCAGCCGGTGTCGCCCGACACGACGCTCGAGGTGCTGCTGCAGGTGCTGCGGATCTCGGGGATCGTCGTGCTGGTCGTGCTCGCGGCGCTCTCGCCGTTCCTCGTCGTCCTGGGGGCGAAGGCCCGACGACGGCACCTGCGCAAGACGGCACCGACGACCCTCGCCCGCATCCGCGGCGGCTGGGACGAGTTCGCCGACCTCGTCGTCGACCACCGCCTTCCGCTGCCGCCCTCCGCGACGCGATCCGAGGTGGCCGCCGCGGTCGGCACGCTGCCGTCGCGCGTGCTCGCGGCGGTCGTCGACCGGGCGGTGTTCGCGCCCGGTGAGCCCGCTTCGAGCGACGCGGACCGCGTGTGGGTCGCGGTGCGCGAGCTGCGCGGCTCGCTCGACGCGGGC encodes:
- a CDS encoding AAA family ATPase; translated protein: MTMTPEQASSFHETFGRLVSGVEQVLLGKTFVVRLGFIALFSEGHLLLEDFPGTGKTSLARAIAQSLDGSSNRIQFTPDLLPGDITGVSIYDQRSGAFDFHHGPVFANVVLADEINRASPKTQAALLEVMEEGRVTVDGETHPVDAPFMVIATQNPIEQAGTYRLPEAQLDRFLLKASIGYPDHASTVRILEGAGVRAHDTVVPAVITAKEVVELAALVRTVHVDPSINDYVSRLVEATRSAVEVRLGVSVRGALALVRAAKTLAAASGRHYVVPDDIKSLAEAVLAHRLVLDPEAEFDGVTASSIIAQLLLETPPPSDRQAV
- a CDS encoding DUF58 domain-containing protein, which encodes MSSRTRTSSRDTQSSIDAVGLTNTRARIVGARTGVLADAVVGVVRAARAVGSVSLRVLRRLSAVVSPLGWVVLALIPAALGIGYAFGWLEFVATGWASVALAVVGAIALIGRAPYRMSLQLPHRRAVVGEAARGAISVRNTSSRRTLAAVLEVPVADGVVELGLPGLRGGTTRTEDFAIPTAKRGVIKVGPVRTVRGDPLGLVRRELEWTDGLELVVHPRTVSVPSTSTGLIRDLEGSPTRDLTSSDVAFHALREYQAGDDRRHIHWKSTAKTGTYMVRQFEQTRRSHLVVALSLSTHDFASEEEFELAVSVAGSLGVRAVRDGRTVAVVVSALTPEFAKRRVYAVRPLAVHLPERLLDDLATVDAAATALPLRDIARVVADDIPGISVAFLVCGSRTTAQELRACAARFPVDVEVVAIVCDPEAIPGLRRIAGLNVLTIGYLEELRLALARSAAVA
- a CDS encoding transglutaminase-like domain-containing protein; amino-acid sequence: MKRQVGLSAIGDVVQLWLAMGLAAAMLWPIYRSNGFLVMAVATIAIGTMIAVAGAAFRWPAWVVMLVTLGAFTVAGVPLAVPSHAIGGVLPSVDGLLDLFSGVALGWKQLLTITLPVGDYQALLVPAFVLLLGGTVLSGSIALRVRYGELATIPPAVVFVLGILFGPADAMAPLVLGLAMFVVCVSWVSWWRWRRRRAATRRFDRESGPLLRFGVEVRTLVGAVAILALAVTGSVAAATAAAPRGERDVLRTAVAQPFDPRDYASPLAGFRRYLRDDDVDRTMLEVTGLPAGARIRIATLDSYDGVVYAVGSATVDSASGTFVRLPSAIDRSGVAGEQLSLDVDVVGYSGVWVPTVGLLGDVAFQGGDATTLEDGFAFNETSGTAADLGELDPGDRYHLDAVLPDEPRLSDLAETVPGSADVPRITEVPDELATTLDGYIAGTDGAGARLVAAISALRTDGYISHGLSADEPASRSGHSLDRIAELFSGTRMIGDAEQYAVAAALMADRLGFPARVVVGFAPESAGVDATTTVRGSDITAWIEVDTARYGWVAIDPVPPVRPIPEEDPEEPTPVSRPESIVPPPADRPDPREDQTDPDTTAEQPVSPDTTLEVLLQVLRISGIVVLVVLAALSPFLVVLGAKARRRHLRKTAPTTLARIRGGWDEFADLVVDHRLPLPPSATRSEVAAAVGTLPSRVLAAVVDRAVFAPGEPASSDADRVWVAVRELRGSLDAGRTRRERWRALVSVRSLGGGAVRQLLRRPGARS